The sequence TGATGAACGTGATCAACAAATAACACCCTATTTAATAGAAGAAACAAAGAACAATATGACACGATGTAAAAGTGATTATGACCAAAACGATACAAGTTCTTTACTCTTATCAAGTGAAGCGTTTTTCGCAAAATTATTTAATTCAAATGAAATTAATGTGATTAATTATGTCGTCTCTGAACTCACTTTTAATAAAGAAGCACAGAAACAACACATGTACGTGAAAGTAAAATATGTAAAAGATACAGGTCAATGGCAAGCGAAAAGTTTTAATTTTTCGAAGTATGTGGAAGGGTGAGGAGGAAGGCATGCGAGAGGGTGTCTGTTTTGTGTTCAGTTATTAATAAATTATTCTAGGTAGAAGCTTAATTTATTGATATACTCTATATAGTACTGTATATGTTTAGTTAGTATATTATAAGTGTTAAGGATTTCATGTAGTATCTTGTTTAATAAGAGGAGTTAGTGAGTTTGAAAATGAATAATTGTATTCATTGAACAAAATATAGAAAACTAAGTATTGTAAAGTTATAATAATGGTTGAGAAAAATCTTGAAATTGAACAAGGAACACATGATATTATGTTGAATATAAAAAAGGAAGTTCTGTTTAACTTTTTTTGTTTTTTCATATCAAATAAATTGTTACGGAGGAAAATTATAATGAAAATAGAACCGAAGATCTTTGATGAATTAAAAAAAATATTATTACTTTTTACAGATAAGTATTTTATTGACGAAGAATTAAATCGTACAAAATTAAGTGAGGATTTAAGAAAATATGATGAAGAATTACTTGATAAATTATTTCAATCAGATTTTATAAAACAACATTTTTTAAAAGAAGTTGCGGGTCAAAAGTTATTTCAAATTGATCAACTAGAAGAAGCAGTTCTCTATAATGACTATTGGGAAACGAGTTATACTAAATATGAAAATCGTATTGGGTTAGGATATAAAGGGCATTTTTTAGCTGATAGTTAAGATGTATTATTAGATTTTCCTTTTAAAGATGGGGTTTTAACAGCATCCATGACAAAAGAAAATACTGAAGGTGGATATGATGATGCTTTCTTAAATGAAGTTATTGAAAAAGATGAAATCGATCGATTATTTGATAAAAAAATATTTGTGAATAGTAAACTATACAATGAAAATGGAGAATCGACGGTAACGGATTTTAATTCTGAAACAGATAACCTAATTATTAAAGGGAATAATTTACTTGCTTTGCATACCTTGAAAGAGAATTATACGGAAAAAGTAAAGTTTATATATCTTGACCCGCCTTACTTTTTTAATAAAAGTAAACCTAGTGATACATTTTCATATAACTCAAATTTTAAATTATCATCTTGGTTAGTATTTATGAAAAATCGTCTTGAGATTGCTCGTGATTTATTAGATAGTGACGGAGTTATTTTTATCTCTATCAGTGAAGATGGTCAAGCTTATTTGAAAGTTTTAATGGATGAAGTTTTTGGAGGCGATAATTTTGTGGAAACATTTATATGGAGAAACACTGATAATGCGGATTCTTTGGGAAATAAAAGTAGATCTGGATTAGAGTATATTCATTCATATGAAAAAGTGAAAAATCCTAATAGAAAGTGGATTGGAAAAGATACTGAAAATGGGGATGCTCCATTATTGAATTCTAGTAATGGAATTGGTGAACTACGATTTGAAAAAGGGAATATTAGATTCAATATCCCAGATGGGGAGTATAAATCAGGAATGTACCCTAAAGTTGAATTATTGGATGATCTTCATGTTAAAGAAGGGAAAAATATAAATGCTGTAAGGTTGAAAGGAAAATTCAAGTGGAGTCAAGAATATCTTGATGAAGAAGTTAGAAAAGGGGGAGATTTTATTATTAAATCTAAACAATTTTCTATTCGATATCAAAAATCCAAAAGTAATGCTATGGCCCCTGAAAAAATGATCGATACAAGTTACCTTTCTAAAATTTTTGGTGTTGGAAGTTATGAAGATTCTAATTCTCATTTAGAAGAAATGAAAATAAATTTTACTTATTCCAAGCCGGAGTCGTTGATTGCGTTTTTGATAAGAGCAACAACTGATGAAGAAGATATTGTATTAGATTTCTTTATGGGATCTGGAACAACACAAGCTGTTTCATTAAAGATGAATAGAAAGTTTATTGGGATAGATCAGATGGATTATATAACTACAGATACAGTTCCAAGACTCATAAAAGCTATTGATGGAGAACAAGGAGGTATCTCTAAAGATGTCACATGGAAAGGCGGAGGCTCATTTGTATATACAGAGCTAATGCCTAAGAATATGGGGTACTTACAAGATATTATTCATTCGGATACTATAAACGAATTGAAAGTTGTATATCAGCGAATGCTAGAAGGAACAGATATATTAGATCCCGCTGATATTTCTTTCCGTGCTGATTTAAATAAAATTAATTGGTTGGAAAGTTTCAGTGATAATAAACGATTACTGATTAAACTACTGGATAAAAACGGTTTATATTATAATTATTCAGAAATTGAGGATGTAAATGTACGAAGTTTACTTTCTGATGCTGATTATCTGTTTAATAAAAAATTCTATAAAGGTGGTGAATAAGATGACTAATAATAGTATATCAAAAATTCGTCACTTTCCTTTGCTAGAGGAAGCTAAATTAGCAGAAATGGATTTGTTTCATGAACATCAGAGCTATGTAATACCTGATTATTTGAATAATAATCTAATTCATACCCTGCGGTACTATCAAAATGAATCTATACGTAATTATCACTATACAAGGCAAAATATGAAACTAAGTCCTCAACAGGTTTTATTTAATATGGCAACAGGTTCTGGTAAAACAGATCTGATGGCTGGATTAATTTTATATCTCTATAAAGAATATAATTATCACAACTTTTTGTTTATTGTGAATACTAATTCTGTTTTGTTGAAAACCAAAGATAACTTAGTCAATAAAAATAGTGATAAGTATCTTTATAAAGAAAAAATAGCAATTGATGGCAAGCAGATTTCTATTTTAGAAGTGGAACAATTCCCCAGGATACAACAAGAAAATACCATCTATATCAAATTATCCTCTGTTCAAAAAGTTTCAGAAGATTTATTTGTAGTAAGAGAAAACACTATGGGATTAACTGATTATGAGCGACAACCAGTGGTCATATTGGCGGATGAAGCACATCATTATTCTGCTAATACAAAAAAAGAAAAAGATGATGAGAACACTTGGGAGTATGCGATTAATAAAATTCTAAACGCACGTAATGACTTCGAGCAAAAGAATCTTCTTCTAGAATTCACTGCAACTGTTGATTTTTCTAAAGATGTTATCTACAATAAATACAGAGATAAAGTAGTTTACCGTTATCCATTAAGTAAATTTATGTTTGATGGTTATTCTAAGCAGGTAAAACGAATTGAAACGTCTGCAAGTGATGAGGATAAAATGTTGAATGTCGTGTTACTTTCCCAGTATAGAAAATATAGAGCCAATTCAGAAGGCGTCACCAGTACATTCAAACCAGTGATTTTATTCAAATCATCTAAAGTAGATGTTTCAATCGAAGCAAATGCAAAATTCAATCAAATCATTGGAAATTTAAATGTTAGAGATTTGATTAAATTTATTAATCGGCAACAATTAATGGATAGTAATGTGAGTTCCGCGTTGAGTTTGGCTTATGATTTTTATCTTAAAAATGAAGGTGCAATGGAGAGAATTATTCGAGAAATAAAACATGATTTTGATTCTAGGAACGTATTAAATGCAAATGATACGAGTGGAAATATGCTTGAAAAAGGACAATATCAAGCATTAAATACACTTGAAAATCCTAATAATCTATATCGTGTTGTGTTTGCTGTTGCAAAACTAACAGAAGGATGGGATGTACTTAATTTATATGATATAGTTCGTATTGAAAAAGGAGCTGGCACAAATAAAAATGCAACAATGGCTGAAGCGCAGTTGATCGGACGGGGAGCAAGGCATTATCCGTTTGAACTAATGGGACGAAAAAGTTATCAACGGAGATTTGATAATGATTTATCTAACACGCAACTTTTTATTGAAACACTACACTATCATACAATGGATGAGCCACAATATATAAAACAATTGATAGGATCACTGAAAAAAGTGGATTTACCTACGGGTGAAGATAAAAAAACCCCACCTATTGAAATTAAACTGAAATCATCTTTTAAGAAAACAGAAGCCTATAAAAAAGGTAAGATTTATTATAATGAAGTGAAAGAAGTAGAAGATGAATGGTTTAATTCGATTGCTAAGTATGGTATTAACCACAAAGCAGATATTATAAGATGTCTTAACTATGGTAGTCGAGAAGTTTCCTATCAAGCGACTGTGGGTTCTGATGAAACAAAAATTATAAGAGTAGAAGAATTTGATGTCAGATATATAAAAAAAGCTATACAACGCTTAGAGTTTTTTAGATTTGAAAATCTTAAAAAATATATACCGTTGCTTACATCGATAAAAGAATTTATTTATGATGAGAAGTGGTTAAATATAAATGAAGTGAATTTATTTTTAACGGTCCCAAAAGACTTTCAACTAAAGGATATTTCTCCTGATGATATATTAGATGTTACTTTAGCGCTTTTAAAAGAATATGAAGTGAAATTCAAATCAGGTTATATTAAACAAAGAGGAACAAAAAAATTTATTGGTTATCCAATAAATGAGTATCTAACAAATTATAATAAACGGGTTCCGGCATATGATACAGCGAATATGTTTAATGAAAATATGCAAAAAATTGAGGCCTATGAAATTAAAGATGAGTTTTATGTTTACGAAAAAGCTATCGTGAATAAACTAGAATATGAATTGATAGAACGTGTTAAAGTACATGTGAATGAGTTGAAAAAGAGGTATCAGAAATCTGTCTATCTACTGCGTATGGATGAAAACATGCATCGTGAATCTGTGAAAAGTGAAAAGTTAAAACTCCATCAATATGGCTCTCGTGAAAATCGAGCAGGTGAAATTACAGACATACATATACAAGGATTTCAACCTGACTTTATTTTATTCCTTGAAGATAGTGATTTTTATTTTCAAATATTTATTGAACCTAAGGGTATGAGTGGAGAAAGATTTATTAGTGAATTATGGAAACAAGATTTACTTTTATATATGGCAGATAATCAAGGAGAGATGGAGTTTGCAGCGAATGAAAAAAACGTTTTGATTAGTGGGGTGAAGTTTTATACTAAGGGAGACGGGCAAAATACTATCGAGAGATTAAAGTCATTATAAAAATCCAGTGATTTTTATTTTGAATTTTATTTTTTTGTTATTTAATAGCTATATTATGTTTTTGGTCTATTGTTAGCTGTGGAGGTATTTGCTTTGTTAAACATTAGTGAGAAAACAGCAAGTACTTCATAAACATCAATTATAGTTGTAATAAAAGCATGACCAAGACGCGCCTTAATCATAAGGGCGTCTTCTTTATTATCAACTAATAGTGCGTTACATGTGAATGTGAAAAACCATGGAGACGAATTTGTTTGACTTTATTGCTTAGTTCGAAGATGAGTTTCAATTTGTTATGAAAGCTATCTTTATTGCTGATTGATAATGATTAGATTTATAATAAAAGGTGACGATGATGTGATTCTATCTCAGAGTACATTTTTCATATAAGGATATCTTTAAATAATGCATTTAAATAGATTATATGGTGGTAATGAAGTAGTTTTTTTGAAAATATAACTTATATTAGTGCAAGGAATACTTTACTGCAATATATATAGGAAAAGATAAATTAATGAACAAATAATTAGAACTATAAGCAAATATAATATCATGAGAGTATTATATAGTTTGGGTATTGTTGTGTGGGCAGCCAGTATTGAATTAGATATTCAGTCTATAGGTTATACTATAGCTACAATTATGTTATTTAATTCTTTTTTTGCTATTTAGTACATTAATATAAATTTTAGCTCTCGATATATATAATACAAATTGACTATCTATATTTTTCTTTTTGATGAATGTTAGTTTTACGACTGCTGATACAATTCGTACCACAGGATCCTTTTTGGTCATTTTAAAGATGAAACAAATTATAAAGAGTGCTTGAATTTAAAGGAGTTATAGGAGATTATAGATGACTATATGGATTTTTACAATAACGAACGTGGTCAGTGGAATCTGAAAAAATGTCTCCTGTGGAATACAGGAAGCATTTTTATCGGAAGTTGCATAGAGTCTTTTTTATTTAGAATCACCTTAGCTTTACACGTATTAATATGAAAGTCAATATTTTTTTTGGTCTTTTAAAAATATTTAATTTAATAGTATAATAAAGGTGAAGATGTTATTAGAGTAAGGAATTAACGTTTCGATTTTCTTTTGATTTACTTTTGAAGTATGAAAGTGTTGGAAATAGGGAATCTCGTACATATTTAAGTAGTCATTTTAAGAAACCAGTATGATAGCAATTAAACGTAGTTTGAAACGTATGGAAGATGATTTTGTGAATGGTAAATAATTAAATTTCTAGTCCACAAAAAGACCATTTGCACCAAACCCATGTGGTTTCAGTGGTTCAAATACCTTGATATAACAGCATTTGTATTTCGCAAATTGTTGTCATCATACTCAAAATCCTGTGACCGCAAGGTCGTGCCGGTTCGACCCCGGCCGCCGGTATACTTAGAACCCCAACGCTTTTCGGAGTGTGAGAGGGTTCTTTTTTTGCTTTTAAAACAAATTCATAGAGCATTTCATTGTAAATGCTTTAATGGGAATGGGTAACATGATTATAAAGAAGTCCATATTGCAAATAGTGAAATCATTGCCAGGCACAGCTAGATTTGTTAAATGAACGTGTAAAGAAACTGGCCAAAGTGTAGACGATTACGTTTTGTCTAATTTTATGAGTACGATAAGCACTAGCAGTAATGAGAGGTGATTACTGATACTTTCATGGGAAATCTGTATCAGTTATACTAAAGGTATAGAAAAAGACACTAGCGCAAACTAGCGTCCGTGTAGAACCGTTTAAGACGGTGGCTACGCAATTATAATACTAAAGTAATCGTTGACTAGCCAAAGTTCAGACGATTACTTTTTTTTGTCTAATTTTGTGAGTACGACAACTACATTCATTAAAAAAAGGTAATAACTGATGGTTGCAAGGGCAACCTACATCAGTTATTCTAGCAGTATAATGACTATTTTTAAGAAGCTCTGTAACATACGTAAAGCCTCACGTTTATGCTGTTTTTTATATGGATTATGAAAGGAGCAATTTATGCACTATACAACTGCCTATTTCACATCTCTTTTGGAAAAATTGACTGATATTCCATTTACCTTGATTCATGATGATGCGACGTTGACACATTACGGCGCTATCGTGTCACCACCAAATACTGAACCTCCATTGTTTATAGACCACTATGTCCCTTCTTATATCAATCCTAAACAACCTATTATCTATATTACACCTCATTTAGAACGTTTTATATTTATATCGTTGGAAGCGCATTGTCCTGGGAAACTTGTTATTGGACCATTCATTTCTTCGGTTATTCCTAAAGAATTTCTTCATTCTGTGCTCAATGATACAGCTGTGTGTGATTATCCTAAGTACATCGATTATTACCAACAGTTATATACGCTCTCCAGTGAAAAACAACATGCCTTAATACAATTAATCTACTTTATGCTATTTCGACAAACATTAGATGAAATAGATATTATCATACAAGATAACTGGTTACAATTACCAGAAAAAACGATGTCGTCCACGCTTGAAGCATCGCTAAAGTTACAACCAACCCAACATTGTATCGCTACTGAACAGCAATTTCTTTATCTAATAAAGGAAGGGAAAAGCGATGATTTAACAGTGCTATTAAACCAAGGGCCGCTTTTTTTCTCTGATAGAGTGGGTCTTCTTTCAAAAAACGACACATTACGTCACTATAAAAACAGTAGCATTGTTTGTATCGCGTTGGCTACCCGTGCGGCCGTTTCAGGGGGCGTTTATACAGAAGAAGCCTATAATTTAAGTGATTTTTACATTCAATCCCTCGAAGACTGTACGTCTACTTCTTCTGCAGATGTCTTGGTGAAAAAAGCGTTGCTAGATTTCACACAACTAGTCACGCATCAACAGCATACCAATCTGTCACCACATGTTATGCATGCCAAATACTATATCAAAAATCATCTTTATGAAGTGCTAAAAATAAAAGATGTGGCCGAGCATTTAAATCTTACACCTAATTATTTATCTGCCTGTTTCAAAAAAGAAACGGGCGATTCTTTAGCTATTTATATACGAAAAAAACGAATTTCAGAAGCTAAACAACTGATACTCCAACAAAAAATGTCTTATATCGAAATAGCGATCCTCCTTAAGTTTCATGACCATAGTCACTTTTCAAAAATTTTCAAACAAGAATGTGGTATTAGTCCTAAAACCTATAAAGAACAACATGTGGATAAATAAAAAATTGCGGCGCCTTTGTAAAATCGTATTGCTAGTCAAAAGTGAGGGTATCCTTGTGAATTTATTCGCTTACGAGGACAGTATGAACGGAATTATTAAAAAGTTCTTTTTGTTAGCTGTTTATTTTATATACATGCTTAAAGTGAAGGATACTGCTATGACTTTTCCTTCGATGTTACTCAAAAATTGAATCCTACGCGATGCCCCCATACAAAAAGCAGTTACACCAAAGAGGATAACTGCTAAATAAATAATCGTTATTTTGTGATATTCGATTCACGAATTGCTGCTAAATCAGCTGAAATTTTGGGGAATTGTTTATCTAGTTTATAGAACACTAGAATTATAATCATTAATGTATCAAAAATAATAGGTAGCCATAAGAAAATAAACATTATCATGCTTTGAGCTGACTCAGGTTGTACATGTGCCCCTGAAATGAAACCTGAGCCTGCTAGCATCCACCCTACAACTGCGGCACCAAAACCTGTTCCTACTTTAGCGCCAAAGCTACCCGCTGAATAAACCAGACCTTCAGTACGTACACCGTTACGCCATTCGCCGTACTCAATCGTATCAGCCAATAATGCGAACATTACAGCGACTAATGCAGAACCACCAGCCCCTTTAATCACATTGGTAATAATAATTAATGATATACTGTATGGATCGATAAATATGATAAAACACCCAACAAGTGATACGACCATGCCAATTATAGCCACATTTCGTTTACCAAATCGTTTGACTAGTGGTAACGATACTAACATAGCGATGACAGAAGGTACTATTTTAGTAAATGTTAATAACATCATTAATGATTCTGTCGACATACTTTTACCGACTTGTGCAACCTGTGCTACAAAGAAGGTACTTACAGCTGTACCTACACCATTGCCTGTGTTTTGAACTAAAAAGAGTGCTAAAATAAGTAACCAATATTTATTTCTAAATAAAAATTTCATTGATAATTTAAACGGTATTTTTCTATCTTCCAGTTCTTTAATCGCTGGTTTAACACGTTCTTTGGTATTTTTAAAACATAACATCAAACAGACAAAACCGACGGCAGAGAAAATAATTGCCATTGTAATCCAACCTTTTTGCCCATCACCTAATACTTTTACAATTGCTAATGTTCCCATACCAGCAATTAAACCAGCGAAGGTACTGAATAGCATACGTGACACGTTCAAAACAGAACGTTCATATTGATCTTGTGTAATTAATGAAGCAAGCGTTCCATACGGAATATTAACTGCCGTACAAGCAAATGATAATAAGTTATAAGAAATAGTTATATAAACTAACTGCCAGCCCGTACTCACATCAGGTACCGTATAAAGAAGAATCCCGCTGATTAGAAAGGGGATTGCTCCCCATAAAAGCCAAGGGCGTGCCTTACCGTATTTACTATGTGTTTTATCAACAATAAAGCCCATCCCAATATCTGTGACACCATCGAAAATTTTAGAAGCAAAGATAATCGTTCCAATTGTCGCTGGGTTTAAACCAATTACCATCGTATAATAAAACATTAAAAACATTGATGAAACATGCCACACGATTCCTGTAGCAAAATCGCCTGCGCCATAAGATAGTTTTTCTTGCATCGATACTTTTTGAATGTTTGTATTCGTTGCCATCTTTTTTCCTCCCAGTCATTAAACGCGTTATTATACCTGATTTAATTGATTTAAAAACTCTGTTAATTTTTCTTCTGTGAAATAACCTTGACTAAAATTAATTAATCCTCGTAAAGGCATATTTTTTAACATTGCAGGTCCTAATTCAAGCGTTTCAGCTGTGAAATCCATTTTTGCAATATTAGATGCTAGTTCAGATTGATTGAAATGTTTTTTCGCAATCTTACTTGTTCGTGGATCTAACATAATGTCGCCGATTGTTGTATTACGATTTATTTTAAGCGGTAATAATACGGTAGAATTAACAGTAAGTGTTTCTTTTAACTCAATTTGAGCAGAAGAACGACCCACAAGTATCTCAAATTCCCCACTTTCAATATGCCAATCTTGTATAGCTGTATCATAGTAACTAAATGAACGGTTATTTAACGTGATTGTGATTGTTTTTTCTTCACCAGGATTAAGCATAATTTTCTCAAATCCTTTTAATTCTTTTAGTGGACGTTTAACGGTACTCTTCACATCTGCAACGTATAATTGCACTATTTCTTTCCCTGCAACTGCTCCCGTATTACGTACGGTTATTTCCACGTCAACCATTTCTTTATCGGTAATATTTTTTTACTAAGCGTCATTTTTTCATACGTGAATTCTGTATAGCTTAAGCCATGACCAAATGGATATAAAGTATTCATTGCTTTCATATCATAGTAGCGGTAACCAACGAAGATGCCTTCGTTATATGACACAACATCATTCTCACCTGGAAAGTTGAAGTAGGCGGGTGTATCTTCTAATTTCATTGGAAATGTTTCAGCTAATTTAGCACTGGGATTAACATCACCGTATAATAAATCACTCAACGCGCCACCCATGGCTTGACCTCCGAGATAGACTTCAAAAATAGCTTGGACATCTTTTTCCCAAGGCATTTCAACTGGTGCACCGTTACTTAACAACACAATGACATTCTCATGAATAGCTGTGATCCGTTCAATCAAGGCTAACTGGTTATCTGGTAAGCGTAAATGATGACGGTCATATCCTTCAGATTCAAAGCGATCAGGCAACCCTAAAAATAGAATGATTTTATCTGCTTTTTCTGCAGTAGTGATAGCTTCTTCAATCAATGTTTCTGATAAATCATCAGATGTCATATCATAACCAGCTGCATATTTAATCAATGCATCGGGTGCACTTTTATGCATTTCATCCAGTAAACTTTCAATTTTCGTTGGATTGATTTTTGAGCTACCACTTCCTTGGTAACGTGGTTTTTCTGCAAGTTCTCCTAAAACCACTATATTTTCAGTTTTCTGTAAAGGTAACATCTCTGCGTCATTTTTAAGCAATATCATACTTTCTGATGCCACACGACGTGCAAGTTTATGATGTGCTTCTTTATTGTATTGTGCGGGATTAGTTTGAGGTGCAGTCATTTCAATCAAACGTAATACACGTTCTGCTGCTTGATCAACCACTGCTTCATCTAATTCGCCATTTTTAACTGCTGAGACAATTAAAGTGTCAGAATAACCATTATTAGAAGGCATATCTAGTTCTAATCCTGCTTTTAAGGCTGCTACTCTGTAATTAACCGCGCCCCAATCTGAAACAACAGCCCCTTTAAAACCCCATTCATCGCGAAGAATAGTAGTTAATAAACGTTCACTTTCAGCTGCATATTCACCGTTTACGCGGTTATATGAGCTCATTACTGTCGCTGGCTGTGCTTCTTTAACAACCCCTTCAAAAGCAGCTAAATAAATTTCTCGCAATGTACGCTCATCTACCTGAGCATCCACTGTCATTCGACGTTCTTCTTGGTTATTTACTGCAAAGTGTTTGAGTGATGCCCCTATAGGATGTGTTTGCATCCCTTTGACTTGTTCAGTTGCTCATTGTGAAGCTAAAAAAGGATCTTCTGAAAAATATTCAAAGTTACGCCCACATAATGGTGAACGCTTAATGTTCACGCCAGGTCCTAATAACACAGAAACTTGCTCTGATACACATTCTTCACCCAGTGCTTCACCTACCTCGAACAACATTTCTCTGTTCCAAGAAGAAGCCATACCTGCGGCAGAAGGGAAACAAATTGCTGGTACACTATCAAACACACCAAGATGATCATTTGCATCGGGTCGTTGTTTTCTCATACCATGTGGCCCATCTGTCATCATAATCGAGGGGACATTAAGACGTTCAATCCCTTTCAAATGCCAAAAATCTAATCCTGAGCATAAACTTGCTTTTTCCTCTAACGTTAACTCTTTTACTATATTGCTATAATTTTTCATGTATGATTCCTCCTTATTTTTGAAAGCGCTATCAACTAGATTTATCATACTGTTGTGTTCATAGCATTACTAGTATATTTCTACTATCATTTGTACAAATCGAATACTGTTTTCATGTTATTTTTTTTCGAAATTTTCCATCATAGAAAATAAATCTTATATACTAGCGTATAAAGAATCATTTGAAGCCTATGTTTATAATGATAGGGAGCCTTTTTTATTTATTTATTTAATCCACTGATAGACGATTGCTTTTTTTGTCTCATTTTATGAGTACGACAACTAAATAAAGTAATGAAATAATAAATATTCCAAAGCCAAATATTAGTTGAAGTGACTCAAAATCTGTCAAAAAGGCATTTCATTTCATAGATTGGCTACCTATTTTAATAAGCATCATCAACTTTCGGGATAGCCACCGTCTTTCACTTCTCTACGAGTCTGTTGTAACATAAAAATAGCCCATGATTTATTAATAACAGTGTGGTTAAAAATTAAAACAATCAATTTAAGGCACCGCTATTGTTACAAACTTAAGATTTTACGCACATGAGTATCATGAGAAAAAGGTATTTTTGTACATAGTTGAGATTAGTAAACACTTAAAAAATAGATTATGATAGAGTAGTAATTAAATATAATAAATTCCTTTGAAAGGAGATAGAGAATGTTTACTTTATTACATGAAGGATCTAAAGATGAAGCTTATTTTTTATTTCATGGTACAGGCGGAAATGATTTTCAATTACTGCGAGTGATGGAAGAACTAAATCCTAATGCGACTATTATAGGCGTAAAGGCAACTGAGGGTGTAGGAAGTAATCGACGTTATTTTTCACCATTGATAAATGGCCAACTGGATAGAAAAGATTTTGAATCAAATATAAATGGTTTCATGGAAGAGTGGAAAAAAAGAGGATTCGCATTTAAGAAAAAGGTATTTTTAGGCTACTCGAATGGTGCGAATTTCATCATAGGGATAATAGAAAAATATCCACATATTATGTCCCAGGCCATCTTACTTCACCCATCTAATCTAAACTATCATTTTGAAGTTGAGTCAGGGATGAAAGTGATAATGACTTCCGGAGCTACAGATAATTTAGCATTGCCAGGTGATGTTTTAAAATTAAAAGAGACGATGAACAACTATTATAAGAACTTGACTTACTTTTTATTTGATGGCGGCCAT comes from Brochothrix thermosphacta DSM 20171 = FSL F6-1036 and encodes:
- a CDS encoding putative holin-like toxin → MTDFESLQLIFGFGIFIISLLYLVVVLIK
- a CDS encoding alpha/beta hydrolase, whose protein sequence is MFTLLHEGSKDEAYFLFHGTGGNDFQLLRVMEELNPNATIIGVKATEGVGSNRRYFSPLINGQLDRKDFESNINGFMEEWKKRGFAFKKKVFLGYSNGANFIIGIIEKYPHIMSQAILLHPSNLNYHFEVESGMKVIMTSGATDNLALPGDVLKLKETMNNYYKNLTYFLFDGGHELTEVEIKAIKDSL
- a CDS encoding MFS transporter; this translates as MATNTNIQKVSMQEKLSYGAGDFATGIVWHVSSMFLMFYYTMVIGLNPATIGTIIFASKIFDGVTDIGMGFIVDKTHSKYGKARPWLLWGAIPFLISGILLYTVPDVSTGWQLVYITISYNLLSFACTAVNIPYGTLASLITQDQYERSVLNVSRMLFSTFAGLIAGMGTLAIVKVLGDGQKGWITMAIIFSAVGFVCLMLCFKNTKERVKPAIKELEDRKIPFKLSMKFLFRNKYWLLILALFLVQNTGNGVGTAVSTFFVAQVAQVGKSMSTESLMMLLTFTKIVPSVIAMLVSLPLVKRFGKRNVAIIGMVVSLVGCFIIFIDPYSISLIIITNVIKGAGGSALVAVMFALLADTIEYGEWRNGVRTEGLVYSAGSFGAKVGTGFGAAVVGWMLAGSGFISGAHVQPESAQSMIMFIFLWLPIIFDTLMIIILVFYKLDKQFPKISADLAAIRESNITK